Genomic segment of Desulfobulbaceae bacterium:
GCGGGAAGACAGGTCTGGATATGACGGTACCGGATAATCGCATTTTGTCGGTTGCTGATAATCTGAACAAGGAAGGTCATACCGTAATATTCGTGTCAAAAGACATAAACGCCCGCTTGAAGGCAGATGCCCTCGGTCTGGGAGTGCAGGATTTCGAAAAGCAGAAGGTTAATTTTGATGAGCTTTATACTGGCAACAGGACAGAGATTGTTCCCGGCCAGGTAATCGATAAATTTTATGCAGACAAGGAACTGACATACGATGGTCTTGACCTCTTACCTAACGAGTTCGTTCTCCTGGTTGATGAAGGGGATGAAAAGCACACGGCCTTAACCAAAGTCAACAAAGAAGGGCTTCTGGTGCCGCTTAACACCTTAGCGGAAAATGTCTGGCACCTTCGCGCTCGCAGCAAAGAGCAGCGCATGGCAATGGAGCTTCTCATGGATCCGGCAGTTCAGCTTGTCACACTTGTCGGGCAGGCTGGAACGGGCAAGACGCTTCTTGCTATTGCTGCTGCCTTGGAGTCTGTTATCAGCCTTGAAAGGTATGATAGAGTGCTGGTTTCCCGGCCTATTATTCCAATGGGTAAGGATATTGGCTATCTGCCGGGTGGCAAAGATGAAAAACTGATCAACTGGATGCAGCCGATCTTTGATAATCTTACCTTTTTGCTAAGTCATGGTCGCGAGAAAGAGGAAGAGGGTTCGATTAAAAAGAAGATTGATAAGCTGATGCAGGACAATGTCCTGGAACTTGAGGCCTTGACCTACATGCGAGGCAGGTCAATTCCCCGGCAATATGTTATTATTGACGAGGCCCAGAATCTAACGCCCCATGAGGTTAAAACCATAATAAGCCGGGCGGGAGAAGGCACAAAGATGATTCTCACCGGCGACCCCTACCAGATTGACAACCCGTATCTTGACTCCAGTAGTAACGGCCTGACCTATTCAGTAGAACGTTTAAAAAGTTTGGATCTACACGGGCATGTAACTTTACGAAAAAGCGAAAGAAGCAGCATGGCAGCGGCAGCGGCAGAGTATCTCTAGAATTTTCGTCGTTTTGGCAGAGGTTTTTTGACATCAGTGTCCTGAAGCATTATTATAAGCTGTTACTACCTAATCCGGATTAACCGGAGATAAGCACTCTTAACGGCAGGGCACAAACTCCGACTTCGAAGAAATCAATGATTTCGACACTGCTTTGATGATTAAATTGATGATGATTAAATAGTTAACCCAAAACCAAAACAAGCATTTTTATGACAATTTATAGTGCGCCGTTTACTGGCGATCTCGTCAATGGTTTTTTATTAAAGGGAGAATAGCGTGGAATTTGAACCGAAATGGATAGCCTGGGAAATTACCCGTCGTTGTAATTTGAGTTGTGTGCACTGTCGCTCTTCTTCTGAACTTGAGGCCATAGGGCACCCTGATTTTTCATTTGAAGAAGCGAAACGAGTTATTGATGATATTTCATCATACGCTTCACCGGTAACAGTGTTATCTGGCGGAGAGCCGCTGTTGCGTAAAGATGTGTTTGATATTGCACGTTATGGTGCGAGTAAAGGCCTGCGAATGTGCCTGGCTACCAACGGCACATTGGTTACCGATGAGATATGTACGAAAATTAAAGAGGCCGATATTAAGATGGTCTCCTTAAGTTTAGACGGTGCCACCGCAGAGGTGCATGATAACTTTCGGAACACGTCCGGAGCCTTTGATGCGACTGTAAATGCTGCCAAATTATTTAAAAAAAATGGTATCAAGTTTCTGGTTAACTCATCATTTACCAAGCGCAACCAGGGCGAAATTGAGAATATTTATAAGTTTGTCAAGGGCCTTGGTGCGACGGCCTGGTACATGTTTATGATCGTCCCCACAGGCAGAGGCGAAGACATCATGGAAGAGTTGGTGTCCATGGAAGACTACGAGGGCTTTTTGGACTGGCACTATGAGATGGAGAAAAATGAAGATGAAATGCTTGTCCGGCCAACGTGTGCGCCCAGTTACTATCGTGTTGTTTTGCAGAAAGCCAAAGCGCAGGGAGACGACTTTAAGCGACGTACACTGCAGTTTTCCACCGGCGGTTCTAAGGGGTGCCTTGCCGGTCAGCTGATCTCTCTTCTGGATGTTGACGGTAACCTCTTGCCGTGTAGTTATTTTCCTATGCCGGCGGGCAATATTCGGGAACAGTCGTTTAAGGACATTTGGGAGAAGTCAGAGCTGTTTAAAGATCTTCGTAATTTTAAAGCGTATAAGGGGCGCTGCGGCGCCTGTGAATATGTTGAGGTTTGTGGGGGGTGCAGGGCTCGGGCCCACTCAATGAGCGGAGATTACATGGCGGAAGAGCCATTCTGTAGTCACGTACCGTTTAAATTGAAAAAGGCTTAGTGACGGGCTTAACTGGTTGAATAGTCAACTGGTTTTCGAGGCAACGAATTAGCGTTTAAACAAAGAACTTTTAAAACATAGACATAATAAGGAAAAACATGAATACAACATTTTTGAAGGCTTGTAAGGGTGAGGCGGTTGACTATACACCAATCTGGATTATGCGGCAGGCTGGGCGTTATTTGCCGGAGTATCATACCGTGCGCAGTAAAGGCTCGTTTCTGGATCTCTGTAAAAATCCTCAGAATGCTGCCGAGGTAACGATACAGCCTATCGACAGACTTGGCGTTGATGCCGCTATTTTGTTTTCAGACATCCTTGTTCCGCTGGAAAAAATGGGGGCGCCTCTTGAGTTTCGAGAAAAACAAGGTCCTGTCTTTCCAACCCCGATCCGGGATCGTGCTGCGGTTGATAAACTCGTGATTCCAGACCCGGAAGGTGATTTAGGCTACGTTATGGACACGATTCGCATCCTGCGAAAAGAGCTTGAGGGCAGGGTGCCGCTCATTGGTTTTTCCGGTGCTCCTTTCACCCTGGCAACCTATCTTGTTGAGGGTGGTTCATCTAAAAATTATATCAATACCAAGCGCATGATGTACGAGGCACCTGATCTCTATGATGCTCTTCTGACCAAGATTACCGACTGTACTATTGAGTATCTCAAGGGTCAGGCCGCGGCTGGGGCGCAGGCACTGCAGGTGTTTGACTCCTGGGCAGGGGTGTTAGCGCCCTGTGATTTTGAACAGTTTGCCATTCCATATGTTCGCAGAATTATTGCTGCCTTAAAAGAAGTAACCGATGTCCCCCTTATCTATTTTGCCAATAATGGCTCGACTCTGCTTGATCTATCGCTGACCAGTGGCGCTGATGTTCTTGGCTTTGATTGGCGTCCCAACCTTGACGATGTTGTCAAGCGTGTTAAAGGTAAAGTCTCTATCCAGGGCAATATGGATCCACTGGCCCTTTTCCTGCCTGCCGATAAGCTTGAGAAGCGTGTTGCCAATGTCTTAAAGCAGGCAGAAGGGGCACGGGGGCATATTTTTAACCTTGGTCACGGTATTGTGCCTGAGACTGATCCTGAAAAGGCCAAGTTGCTGGTCACCTTGGTTCATGAACTGAGCAAGCGCTAAAAAAAACAGATGTTGCCAACGCCTGAGCAATGTTTTCAGCTGATGTGCCAGTATAATATGCTGGATAACATCAGGGCGCATTCTCTCGTGGTTGGGCGTGTTGCAGAATTTATTGCTACTGCGCTCCACAGAAACGGCCAGCCGATTTCTGTGGAGCTTGTGTTATCTGCCGCTCTGCTGCACGACATAGCCAAAACGGCCTGCCTCCATAACGGCGAAGATCATGCCTCTGTCGGTCACGACATCTGCCTGAAACACGGTTATCCGGAATTGGCACCAATTGTTCGTCAGCACGTTATTTTGATTGATGGCTTTCCTCAGAACCCTATTACTGAAAAAGAGATTGTTTATTATGCTGATAAGCGGGTCAAGCATGACCAGATTGTCAGTCTTGAATCCCGCCAGCAATATATTATTGATCGATATGGTTTGGGTGATGCCAGGCGACATGATGCAATAAAGCGGAATTTCCAGCAAAGTTTGCTCATTGAGCAGGAGTTATTTGCTGGGCTGGAGTGCAACCCGGCCGGATTGTCAGATTGTCTGGAGAGATCCCCTGACTGGCTGCCGGAAAATGAGAAGATAACGGAGTGTCACGTATGAGCCTTCTTGAGAGTCAACAAAAGACCGCAGTTATTTTGCTTAACTTGGGCGGGCCGGAAAAAGTTGAGGACGTACGACCGTTTCTATACAACCTTTTTTCCGATCGGCTGATTATCCGCTTGGGTCCGGCTTTTATGCAAAAGCCGCTGGCCTGGTGGATAGCCAAAAAGCGGGCCCCAAAGAGCCAGGGATATTATCGTCAAATAGGCGGAGGGTCTCCCCTTAACCTGATAACTGCTCAGCAATGTGATGCGCTTGAACAATCGTTAAATGCTACCGGCAATTTCAAAGTTGTGATGGCTATGCGTTACTGGAAGCCCTTTGCTCGAGAGGTCTTGGCTGATCTGGCCTCGCAGGGCATCCAAAGGCTGATCGCCTTGACCTTGTACCCTCATTATTCTATAGCTACCACTGGCTCATCGCTTCGGGACTTGCAGGATGTTATGGTGGAGATGCCGGGACAGTTTGAACTTGCTAAAATCGCCTCCTGGCCGGATCAGAACGATTATGTTGATTGTCTGGTGCAGCGAATTCAGGCTGCTTTGAGTGACAAGGCCGAGGCCGAGGTTGTTTACAGCGCCCACAGCCTGCCGGTGAAATTTATTGATGAGGGGGATCCCTATTTAGACCATTTGAAAAGGACTATTCAGGCAATAGAAGAAAAAACAGGAGTTAAGGGACATCTCTGCTTTCAAAGCCGAAGCGGTCCCGTTGAATGGCTGGCGCCTTCGACTCCCGATACCATTGAAAAATTAGCAAAAAATGGCTGTAAAAAAATCGTTATGGTGCCGATCAGCTTCGTCTCTGACCATGTTGAAACCCTTTGTGAGATCGATATTCAATACAAAGCGCTTGCTGCTGGGTTTGGAGTAGAACTTGCGCGGACACCATCGCTCAATGTTGATCCACTCTTTATAAAGGCGTTAAACACTTTGGTGCTAACCGCCTGTAATGAAAAGGGCTGGAGTTAAGGATTAGTAGTGCATGAAGAACTGGTCTTCTTCCAACAGCCAACAACTGAATTTGGCACGTTGTAATCGCAATTACTGGGGTTGGGGGGTGGGTAAATAAAAACAATTGAACAGACAAAGCCTTAACTTGGTGTTAAACACGCACAACACTTTGTATTGCCGCACTTTTTTATCCATATGTTTTGTTCATATCTTTTCATGATTTCTGCGAAGAACAACTTGATAGGACTTGCCTGACGATTGAAAAATTTTTTTTAGCCACAGAAACACACAGAAACACACAGGAACATTTTGTAAATATTCGGCATCACTTCCCAGGAAGCCGATCAGGCTTCTTCACATACAGTCGTATAGACTCAGAAGCCTGCTTACCTCCCTGAAAAGCGATGACGAACATTTAAATTAGGGGGTTTTGTCACATTTTCCAGCGCCAAGCCGAATAACTACAACATTTTGTAATATACTGCGCTTAACTGGTCCCCAAAAAGCAGTTTTCCGTGTGCTTCTGTGTGCTTCTGTGGCTAATTAAAGCTGTTATTCATTTTTAAGCCCGCATGAACTGTGCTAAGTCCTCTTCGAAGCGATTCTGTTTTCACAGTAAAAAAAAGCGCGATGAACCTTATCTAAATTAAAAAGGCCCGGTCACTTATGCGACCGGGCCTTTTCTACGTTTAACTCAGAAACTTAGTCCTATTCGCCAAGTTCCCAGTTAATCCAGGAGCTGTCGTGAGTCTTTACATTCTCAAAGCCTAAATACCGAAAAATGGAAAATGCCGCCCCGGCAAGTTGACCGGTATTGCAGGTGGTAATTACTGTTTTGTCTGGAGTTATGCCGTAATTGTTGAGCATCCAGAGTAACTCGGCTGGCTCCTTAAGCTCGGCGTTATCCATGTATAAGGCTGAGAGAGGGAGATTAACGGAACCAGGGATATGCCCCGCTCGTTCGGCCGCATCGTGTTTGAGCATGCCCTTCGCCTGGGTAACGATTCTGACGTCTACGATTACAGTTGCAGGGTTGTCGAGATTTTCAAGCACAAAATCATTGGTCGCAACATATCTGGGCATCTCTTTGCCGCCGAATTTAAGCGCCGAAACCGGGGTCTCTTTTTCACTGGTGTGGTAACCAGCTTCATGCCAACTTTCGATTCCTCCTTTGAGATAGGCTACATCGGTGGCACCGGCATACTGTAAGACCCACAACAGGAATCCAGCTAATCGCCCATCTTTGTCATAGACCACTATTTTTTGATCAGATTTGATGCCCGCTTGACCCAACATTTCGGCTATCTGATCAAAGGAAACAAGTTGAAGCGGCTCATCACTATCAAATTTTTGACGCAGACTCATCTCTAAAGGTGAGAAGGAGATTGATCCCTCAATGTGCCCTTTCGCATAATCTTTAGACGATCTGGCATCGACAATCAGTGCAGCTTTTTTCTCGATCAAATCATGGAGTTCTCTTGAGTCAACAACCATCGCTTTATTCACTTTCGAGGTATCTATTGAAAAAGGTGCGGTTTTCTCTATTTTCCCAGGAATCCTTTCTGCTGGCACAACAACTGAACGGTTGGCTTTTATCTCATAGTCAAGCAGGTCTTTTTCCTGTAGGAAAAGATCCGTATTGCCGTGGCAGTTGTTGCAGTTGGCGTTTTGCCAGGTTTTTCGTTGAATGTTGTGGGGGGACGTACGTTTCCAGTTTGGAACTCGTGAAAAATTTGACAGCGCATCTTTAACATAAAAATCGAATAATTTTGGATCCACAGGTATATGACGGACCAGCATATAATCGTATTTGGCATTAGGTGCGGTTTGGTCGTAGTTCATGCCGATTTTCATGCCCTCTACTTCTTTCTTGTTTTGGAAATAATAAAGGCCGGCCTCATCTCTGCCGGTATGGCAACTATAGCAGCTGACGTAAGTTTGTGAATGGCAGACCTGGCACTGTACCTTACCAATGTGAATGGTATGATCGCGCACTGAGCCATATTGTAAATCCGCGTGACACTCTTCGCAGTGCACCAACTCTTCCAGATGATATCTGCCGCTCAATCCAGTTCCATCGGCGTGCATCTCTTGGCCGTCATGGCAGGTGACACAGTCCATGTTGCCTTTTGTGGCATGGACATCACCCTGACCCCGCATGCCGTAGAATTCGCTGCCGACACGACTGCCGTGACAGGCGGTGCACTGGTTGACCGGATCGGAACGTTTCTGGAAAATGTGACCCTTGACAAAACCCTTCTTAGAGGCTTTAGGCCGACTTACATGACAGGCGCCACAGCTGTTGGTGTGACAGGCAGCACAGTGATTTGATCGAGCCTCATCAATCTCTGGCCATTTGGTCGGATCGGCACGGCTTAGCAGAACTGTTGGAAAGGTTGACAGGGTAGCGTGCAGTGATTTTGACGCAGTGGAAACTATCTCTTCGTGACATTCCCCGCAGGTTTTTACGGGATTGGTAATCGCGGGAGTGGGAGCCATTCCCTGATGTGCTTCATCCTTGCCCTCCATGGTATCGTTGCCACCGTGACAGCCAACACAGCCAATCTCTCCATGAGCGGTTGCCAGAAACTCTTCTGAGACCAGAACCTTGATTTGCGGCTCCAACGGAGCCACCTTACCACCTCAGCCGGCGCCTGACTGCATTGCAGAGCTAACAGAGGTGTCGACCTTTAGAGTTGCCGTTAACATATCCTCGTCAAGGTGACATTTTTCACAGCTTGACTTTGACTCGGCCCAGGCTGACGTTTGAAAAAACACCAGCAGCAGGGCTACAGCGATGGCATGTGCTCCACAGTTACTTTTTTTTCCTTTTTTGCAGTTTTCCATAGCCTTCTCCTTGATAAAATTAATATATACAGATAGTTAATAGTCACAAAAGATCCAAAAAAAATGCGGCAAATTGTCGCATGACGACTATGTAGTAGTTGGCGATACACTTAATTAAGGCTTGCATGAGAGAAAAAATATGACTTTTTCCTGCCCCAATTTTGATTTTAACTCAGAGAATTTATGCATGAAACTCAGGGCAGAGTGCATTCCTGGCCGACCTGGCTGTCTGTTGTTTGGCAAGGTGAAACTCAGTGAAACTGTACAAAAACGGTTGAAGGAGTTAGAGGAGGAAGTGCTGCGGGAAAGGAAAAAATAAAAAGAGAGTGTATGGCTGGAAT
This window contains:
- a CDS encoding PhoH family protein; amino-acid sequence: MKKYFVLDTNVLLHNAAAINSFADNYVVLPMTVIEELDRFKSHSDELGRNARKVVRELDALRSKGKLSQGVMMENGGIMKIAMEDIGGGKTGLDMTVPDNRILSVADNLNKEGHTVIFVSKDINARLKADALGLGVQDFEKQKVNFDELYTGNRTEIVPGQVIDKFYADKELTYDGLDLLPNEFVLLVDEGDEKHTALTKVNKEGLLVPLNTLAENVWHLRARSKEQRMAMELLMDPAVQLVTLVGQAGTGKTLLAIAAALESVISLERYDRVLVSRPIIPMGKDIGYLPGGKDEKLINWMQPIFDNLTFLLSHGREKEEEGSIKKKIDKLMQDNVLELEALTYMRGRSIPRQYVIIDEAQNLTPHEVKTIISRAGEGTKMILTGDPYQIDNPYLDSSSNGLTYSVERLKSLDLHGHVTLRKSERSSMAAAAAEYL
- a CDS encoding radical SAM protein, encoding MEFEPKWIAWEITRRCNLSCVHCRSSSELEAIGHPDFSFEEAKRVIDDISSYASPVTVLSGGEPLLRKDVFDIARYGASKGLRMCLATNGTLVTDEICTKIKEADIKMVSLSLDGATAEVHDNFRNTSGAFDATVNAAKLFKKNGIKFLVNSSFTKRNQGEIENIYKFVKGLGATAWYMFMIVPTGRGEDIMEELVSMEDYEGFLDWHYEMEKNEDEMLVRPTCAPSYYRVVLQKAKAQGDDFKRRTLQFSTGGSKGCLAGQLISLLDVDGNLLPCSYFPMPAGNIREQSFKDIWEKSELFKDLRNFKAYKGRCGACEYVEVCGGCRARAHSMSGDYMAEEPFCSHVPFKLKKA
- the hemE gene encoding uroporphyrinogen decarboxylase — its product is MNTTFLKACKGEAVDYTPIWIMRQAGRYLPEYHTVRSKGSFLDLCKNPQNAAEVTIQPIDRLGVDAAILFSDILVPLEKMGAPLEFREKQGPVFPTPIRDRAAVDKLVIPDPEGDLGYVMDTIRILRKELEGRVPLIGFSGAPFTLATYLVEGGSSKNYINTKRMMYEAPDLYDALLTKITDCTIEYLKGQAAAGAQALQVFDSWAGVLAPCDFEQFAIPYVRRIIAALKEVTDVPLIYFANNGSTLLDLSLTSGADVLGFDWRPNLDDVVKRVKGKVSIQGNMDPLALFLPADKLEKRVANVLKQAEGARGHIFNLGHGIVPETDPEKAKLLVTLVHELSKR
- a CDS encoding HDIG domain-containing protein; this encodes MLDNIRAHSLVVGRVAEFIATALHRNGQPISVELVLSAALLHDIAKTACLHNGEDHASVGHDICLKHGYPELAPIVRQHVILIDGFPQNPITEKEIVYYADKRVKHDQIVSLESRQQYIIDRYGLGDARRHDAIKRNFQQSLLIEQELFAGLECNPAGLSDCLERSPDWLPENEKITECHV
- the hemH gene encoding ferrochelatase gives rise to the protein MSLLESQQKTAVILLNLGGPEKVEDVRPFLYNLFSDRLIIRLGPAFMQKPLAWWIAKKRAPKSQGYYRQIGGGSPLNLITAQQCDALEQSLNATGNFKVVMAMRYWKPFAREVLADLASQGIQRLIALTLYPHYSIATTGSSLRDLQDVMVEMPGQFELAKIASWPDQNDYVDCLVQRIQAALSDKAEAEVVYSAHSLPVKFIDEGDPYLDHLKRTIQAIEEKTGVKGHLCFQSRSGPVEWLAPSTPDTIEKLAKNGCKKIVMVPISFVSDHVETLCEIDIQYKALAAGFGVELARTPSLNVDPLFIKALNTLVLTACNEKGWS